One window of bacterium genomic DNA carries:
- a CDS encoding T9SS type A sorting domain-containing protein: MKWLIIAILCVSFCVTAQAQDSWNVDLMGRALTWQWDFSVSVAVQGNYAYVATDHSGLRIVDISNSSQPVERGFYDTPGDAYGVAVAGNYAYVADGTGLRVINVIVPFRPVERGFCGTPGVAYAVAVAGNYAYVVDQNALRVIDVSNPSQPVETGFFDSPGIAWGVAVAGNYAYVADGETGLRIVDISNPSQPVEAGFYNTPGNARGVAVVGSYAYVADGTASLRVIDVSNPTQPVEAGFCNTPSYGVAVVGNYAYVVDGNALRVIDVSNPTQPVETGFYLTPGNPYGVAAVGTFAYLADGNSGLRIVDVSNPAQPEEAGFHDTPGYAYGVAVAGNYAYVADGLARLRIVDISNPALPVEAGFCNTPGYAYGVAVAENYAYVADGPLGLRVIDASNPSQPVETGFYDTPGYAYGVAVAGNYAYVADDVAGLRVINVSNPSQPVETSFYATPGFSRSVAVAGNYAYVADGTSLRVIDISNPSQPIEAGHYDMPGGALGVAVAGNFAYIAAPFTGLRVIDVSNPSQPVELGFFYTPSTAYGVAVVGNYAYVADATAGLRVINVSNPAQPVETGYYDTPGYAYGVAVAGSHAYVADASNLGIYDCSAALGTSESFTAHPSSFVLSTYPNPFNAVTTIAFDLPRAGRVELDVFDITGRWVYRLTDGLYAEGSHTVIWDATGVASGTYLCRLTADSWQGTRKMLLLK; the protein is encoded by the coding sequence ACGTGGCAGTGGGATTTCAGTGTTAGCGTTGCCGTTCAGGGCAACTATGCCTATGTGGCGACGGACCACTCCGGCCTGCGGATTGTGGACATCAGCAATTCTTCTCAGCCGGTAGAAAGGGGCTTCTACGACACGCCGGGCGATGCCTATGGCGTGGCGGTGGCGGGGAACTACGCCTACGTGGCGGACGGGACCGGGCTGCGGGTGATCAATGTCATCGTTCCTTTCCGGCCGGTGGAAAGGGGCTTCTGCGGCACACCAGGCGTTGCCTATGCCGTGGCGGTGGCGGGAAACTACGCCTATGTAGTGGACCAGAATGCTCTGCGGGTGATTGATGTCAGCAATCCCTCCCAGCCGGTGGAGACGGGCTTCTTTGACTCGCCGGGCATTGCCTGGGGCGTTGCGGTGGCAGGGAACTACGCATACGTAGCGGACGGCGAAACCGGTTTGCGAATTGTGGATATCAGCAATCCTTCCCAGCCGGTAGAGGCGGGCTTCTACAATACGCCGGGCAATGCCCGAGGTGTGGCGGTGGTGGGCAGCTACGCCTATGTAGCGGATGGCACCGCCAGTCTCCGGGTAATTGATGTCAGCAATCCCACTCAGCCGGTAGAGGCGGGCTTCTGCAACACACCGAGCTATGGCGTGGCGGTAGTCGGAAACTATGCCTATGTAGTGGACGGGAATGCTCTGCGGGTGATTGATGTCAGCAACCCCACTCAACCAGTGGAGACAGGTTTCTACCTTACGCCGGGCAATCCCTATGGCGTGGCAGCCGTGGGAACCTTCGCTTATCTGGCTGACGGCAACAGCGGTCTGCGGATCGTGGATGTCAGCAATCCTGCCCAACCGGAGGAGGCGGGATTCCATGACACACCTGGCTATGCCTATGGGGTAGCGGTGGCGGGAAACTACGCATATGTGGCGGACGGCCTTGCGCGTCTGCGGATCGTGGACATCAGCAATCCTGCCCTGCCGGTCGAGGCGGGCTTCTGCAACACGCCGGGCTATGCCTATGGGGTAGCGGTGGCGGAGAACTATGCCTATGTAGCGGACGGCCCCCTCGGTCTGCGGGTGATTGATGCCAGCAATCCTTCCCAGCCGGTGGAGACTGGCTTCTATGATACACCTGGCTATGCCTACGGGGTAGCGGTGGCGGGAAACTATGCATACGTAGCGGATGACGTAGCCGGTCTGCGGGTGATCAATGTCAGCAATCCTTCCCAACCTGTGGAGACGAGCTTCTATGCCACTCCGGGCTTTTCCAGAAGTGTGGCGGTGGCAGGGAACTATGCCTATGTGGCAGACGGGACGAGCCTGCGGGTGATTGATATCAGCAATCCTTCCCAGCCAATAGAGGCGGGCCACTATGACATGCCGGGCGGTGCCCTGGGCGTGGCGGTAGCGGGGAACTTTGCCTATATAGCGGCTCCATTCACTGGTCTACGGGTAATTGATGTCAGCAATCCTTCCCAGCCGGTGGAGCTGGGCTTTTTCTACACGCCCAGCACTGCCTATGGCGTGGCGGTGGTGGGGAACTACGCATATGTGGCGGATGCTACCGCCGGGCTGCGGGTGATCAATGTCAGCAATCCCGCTCAACCGGTGGAAACAGGGTATTACGACACTCCGGGCTATGCCTATGGCGTGGCGGTGGCGGGGAGTCATGCCTACGTGGCGGATGCGAGTAATCTGGGCATCTACGATTGCTCGGCGGCACTCGGCACATCCGAGTCGTTCACCGCTCATCCCTCATCGTTCGTTCTTTCCACTTATCCGAATCCGTTCAATGCCGTGACCACGATTGCCTTTGATCTGCCGCGGGCCGGTCGCGTAGAGCTGGATGTGTTCGATATCACCGGACGCTGGGTGTATCGTCTGACGGACGGGTTGTATGCGGAGGGAAGTCATACCGTGATCTGGGATGCAACGGGTGTGGCGAGCGGCACCTATCTTTGCCGTCTGACCGCGGACTCGTGGCAGGGCACGCGCAAGATGCTCCTGCTCAAGTAG